The Candidatus Tumulicola sp. region TCGTAATGGAGTGTCTCAACGATGAAGGAACAACAGACTATGAACAGTTGTGCAAGAGGATCCGGTTGTACGGAGTGCAGCGATCCGCAATGGTTGAAGCGATCTGCCGAGAATTTGAGCTTGATCCCGACCAACTGTTCCCTATATAAAGATGCACTCCGCGTAGTTGACTGGGCTGACATTCCCGCCGCCTTCCGATCAATCGATGCACCCACGGTGTCTTTGCCCGCTGAAATCTTCGAAAGCCGCCTCGGACTGTTCTTGTTCGATAACAAGTATCGTATTGCCACGGTGCACGGCGGAGCTCAATGTGGCAAGACATCGGTTCTCAGCATGCTGATGATGCGATTGATACTTTTGAACCGAGTGAACGAACGGGTGAGGAGGATTGGCCGCCCAAATCGATTCGTTTTCGTTAGTGACGGGCGGCTCATTAGATTATTGCGTAGCATGGGGGACGAAGGGCGCAACGCTGAGTCGCTTCTTTACGAGATCCGGACTCTCGCGATCGACAACTTAGATAAAGTTGAGCCTAGCATGCGTGGCCTCGTTCGCGAGATAATCGTCTATCGCTCGGATCATGGGCTCAACACATTGTTGTCAGTGACGGATCCAGCCACGCTACGCGAATTCGACCCACAAGTGTACCGTCGTATCGAAGATGGCCGGCAGATAAAACTTGGGAACAGGGCTCCAGGAGGCCCTGCACCGCCTCGGCTTTGGTCCGATAACCATTCCAGCTCCTTAATCGAAGAACCAGTGGTCACGGCGCCCCACCAATGAAGGTCGCTGGAACTTTGATCACGTGGCCAAGCTTTTGTTGCCCAGATCGGTCATTGTATTCCGTGACCTCGCAGATGCGGGAAGGAACTAGGCACAAGTAACAAGAGCCCCCACTTGCAGCCGAACGATCGATGGGCTCGGCTAGCATGGTTCGCGTTGCCTAATCGGGCATCGATGCGGCGAGGCGGGCGGGGGTGCGCCGTTAGAACCAGTTAGTCGTGGTAATACTTGATCAGCCCTGATTGTCTAGAGAGCTCATAAAGTCTATAATCAGAAACAGGCGCCACCTGGACGAAGCTGCTATCGGCGACAATCAACTGCGTCTTCTTGAGGGACGTACTCGTTAATTGAGCTATGCGTTGTTGCATAGCATCGTGTATTTCTTGGTTAGCGTCACGAGCAACATCTTTAGTCGGAGTATCCAGTAGTAGAATGGACGGGATGGGCAGTCCGTGGCGTTCCGCGACCTGGTGTATGGCGATGGCGTAGCAGACGGTGAATAGTACACGCCTTCCGTTGCTTCCGGCACTGTCGAAATCCCAGAACTGCCTCGGGTCGTTCCTGTTTTGAATCTTTGGCATCCACGTCCTGATATTTATTACTGCGCGATCCTCAGAGTCGACGCCAGGCACACCGACTGCCATGAGGTTTTCCATGAGCGCTTCCTCGATCTCAGTAATAAGCTGCTGCGCTCCTGTAAGGGAACGCTGCTCCTCCTCAATCGCCTTCCGGAGCATGCGAGGCTTCGGCTTCAACTTCCGCAGTCTCGAGACCTAACCCATTGACCTTCTCGTGAATCGAACGCAACTTAGTTACCTCGTTCAATTCGCCCTGAACTTGAGCAAGCTCGCGCTCAGCGACCCTAAAACGGCTAAGATAATCGGCATCGTACCTTCTTAATGTGTCAGACAATTCGTGATCCATTGTCTGCTTTCGCTTAATCATTCTCTGCATTTTGCGATCTTCCAGTTGAAGCGACACTTCTTGTCGAGCGATTGTCGCTTCGACCTCTGCAAGTCGCGCGTTTAAGTCCTGTCGCGTTGCTTCAAGGAACTCCGGCGACAAATGGGCCCAATTCTGAGATGATGATTTGCACAGAGGGCAATTACCGCCTTGAACCGTTGCCCTTGTTCCAATGTCTCTTGTGCACTGTGGGCAATAGTTGAATTGAATGTCGCCGATCACGGAAAGTGCCACCTGGGATCGATCTGCCTTATATTTCAGGCTATAGAACTCTGATCGTAACGCAGATAGTTCGTCTAGCCGATTTCTTTGGCGAGAAGTAGCTCGTTCTGCTTGAGCTAGGTCTTCGGACGCAACCCGAAGCGCAGCACGCATCTCGTCCGCAACGTGCGTAGCGCGCTCATATTGCCGGTTAGCGTCGGTTAAGCGCGTTTGACAGCGTTCTAACTCTGCTTCAAGGAAGGTTTCTCGAAGTCGTAACTCCTCGAGTGAGCCCTCATCATTAACCTTTTCCAATATACGCGCTAGTTCAGCGATTGCATATTCGCTCACATCCCGCTTTTTCTGCAGCGCCTCCAGGCGCAACGTCAACTGGGTCAGATGCGGTGAATACAACCCGCAAACGAACTTAAGCGCCTCACGACTTTTAGTTTTGACATGGTCATTCAAGTGAAAGAAGTTGGAATCCGAGGTCTGCTGTCGCACAAAGCAGTAGAACATGAGGTCGCGAAAGCTGAGCCGTATGAGGGGGCTCTCTTCGTCAGAGATTGACTGCCTAACTTTGACGACATTTCGACCGGTCAAGAAAAACGAAAGATCGCTAAGAGTGATAACACCAGGTTCTACTTGTGGCTCATTCGGTGACGCCTGCAGCGGGACGTTCGCATACCTTGGTTGGCCGTCAGCTGCGCGCCACGTAACGGAAACCCTTTTTGAATTAAGCTC contains the following coding sequences:
- a CDS encoding AAA family ATPase, which produces MKIRLRRLDMNCRQSIESLDLDHGLLAIVGEINTGKSTALHLIDFCLGANTPYQTEALRKEFLSATLELSVEQYHVILERELNSKRVSVTWRAADGQPRYANVPLQASPNEPQVEPGVITLSDLSFFLTGRNVVKVRQSISDEESPLIRLSFRDLMFYCFVRQQTSDSNFFHLNDHVKTKSREALKFVCGLYSPHLTQLTLRLEALQKKRDVSEYAIAELARILEKVNDEGSLEELRLRETFLEAELERCQTRLTDANRQYERATHVADEMRAALRVASEDLAQAERATSRQRNRLDELSALRSEFYSLKYKADRSQVALSVIGDIQFNYCPQCTRDIGTRATVQGGNCPLCKSSSQNWAHLSPEFLEATRQDLNARLAEVEATIARQEVSLQLEDRKMQRMIKRKQTMDHELSDTLRRYDADYLSRFRVAERELAQVQGELNEVTKLRSIHEKVNGLGLETAEVEAEASHAPEGD